GCCAGTGGACAGCGCGATTTCCAGGTGGAAGGCGAAGTCCGAAGCGACTGCGTCGCCGGCGTGCGCCGCACTTTCATTCAGGGCGTCGAGCGCTGCACGCATGGCCGCCAGCTGCTCATCGCTGCGGCGTAACGCGGCAAGGCCGGCCGACTCCACTTCCAGGCTGATACGCAACTCGAGAATCGCCAGCACATCACGCAAGGTCACGACCGTGGCCGGGTCAATCCGGAAACCACTGGGGCTTGGCGTATCCAAAACAAACGTGCCGATGCCGTGACGGGTTTCAACCTGCCCTGCCGCCTGCAGACGTGAAATAGCCTCTCGCACCACCGTGCGGCTGACCCCATGGGCATCCATGATTGCCGACTCGGTGGGCAACTTGTCACCCCGCTTGAGTTGGCCGTCGCGGATCTGCTCGGACAACACCGTGACCAATTCCTGGGCAAGGCTGCGGCGCTTGCGGGGAAGACGAGGGGCGGTGCTGGCGTTTTCCATGTGAAATCATCTATCTCGGTGGACTAAAACACCATCATAGCCCATGGCGGTTGTACGATCACCGTTCTATCACGACTTTCACTTATATCCTGCGCGCAAAAAAATGCCCCGACACAGGTCGAGGCATTTTCCCGGCTCACCCGAAGGTGAAGGCTGGTTACTTCACCACTTTCAGGCTCGGCCGGCCGCTAGGGCGCGGTGGCTCT
The genomic region above belongs to Pseudomonas poae and contains:
- a CDS encoding FadR/GntR family transcriptional regulator: MENASTAPRLPRKRRSLAQELVTVLSEQIRDGQLKRGDKLPTESAIMDAHGVSRTVVREAISRLQAAGQVETRHGIGTFVLDTPSPSGFRIDPATVVTLRDVLAILELRISLEVESAGLAALRRSDEQLAAMRAALDALNESAAHAGDAVASDFAFHLEIALSTGNRYFTDIMTHLGTSIIPRTRLNSARLAHDDHQHYMDRLSREHEEIYEAIARKDSDAARAAMRLHLTNSRERLRHAHEEAEAQRN